A DNA window from Phragmites australis chromosome 11, lpPhrAust1.1, whole genome shotgun sequence contains the following coding sequences:
- the LOC133885532 gene encoding LOB domain-containing protein 12-like, with protein MGGGSPCASCKLLRRRCTKDCIFAPFFPADDPHKFAIVHKVFGASNVSKMLQELPVQQRGDAVSSLVYEANARMRDPVYGCVGAISFLQNQVSQLQMQLAVAQAEILCIQMQRCDGPDDVVPPALATAAGGDQHMMAMQQQTTMVPEDVDAFLMQNGGGIPPQLMGFGAAAAIGGVHCAAQEPLKRESLWT; from the exons ATGGGCGGCGGGTCGCCGTGCGCGTCGTGCAAGCTGCTCCGGCGGCGGTGCaccaaggactgcatcttcgcgCCCTTCTTCCCCGCCGACGACCCCCACAAGTTCGCCATCGTCCACAAGGTCTTCGGCGCCAGCAACGTCTCAAAGATGCTCCAG GAGCTTCCGGTGCAGCAGCGCGGCGACGCGGTGAGCAGCCTGGTGTACGAGGCGAACGCACGGATGCGGGACCCCGTGTACGGCTGCGTGGGGGCCATCTCCTTCCTGCAGAACCAGGTGTCGCAGCTACAGATGCAGCTCGCCGTCGCGCAGGCCGAGATCCTATGCATCCAGATGCAGCGCTGCGATGGCCCCGATGACGTCGTCCCGCCGGCGCTGGCCACCGCGGCCGGCGGCGACCAACACATGATGGCGATGCAACAGCAGACGACGATGGTCCCCGAGGACGTCGACGCGTTCCTGATGCAGAACGGCGGGGGCATCCCGCCGCAGCTGATGGGCTTTGGCGCCGCGGCGGCCATCGGCGGCGTGCACTGCGCCGCGCAGGAGCCCCTCAAGCGGGAGTCCCTGTGGACGTAG